Sequence from the Helianthus annuus cultivar XRQ/B chromosome 13, HanXRQr2.0-SUNRISE, whole genome shotgun sequence genome:
TGGTGTTGCATTATTCAAGTTTTTTGGGTATAGAGCACCCGGTTGAGACAACCAATATGGAAAACCTGTTTACTAATGTTCTTAGTGACGAAGATGCGGTGCACATGATTCGCCCGATTACTCGTGAAGAGGTTAAGAATGCCAAAAAGTAATTGGGTTGAGGGCTCTGGGCGATTTTGGCGAAATCTGAGAAACCCTAGCATCTTGTTCTTCTGATCTTATTCTTGATTGATCTGGGTTAGCAATTGTGGTGTTGtcgatccttctgagtaaggttctAGACTTCTACCGTGGTTACTAATCGTTTGAAATCAGGTTTAGGGTTATTCGTTTCGTTTTTTCTTGCTAGGGTTTGCCGCCAATTTGCTTGGGTTGAATTCTGATTTACGTGCGCTGGTTTCGTTGCATGATTTGGAGTTGTTGGCGGATTAGGGTTCTGATTTATTACTAGTCCTTCATCAAGGTATTGATTCGCTGGTTGATTAGGGTTGTGCTTACTTCGTTGGGGTTTTGTTTTACGTCAATTGTTCCTTGCCGGCTAGCTAGGGTTTACGTCTGCATGTGAGTATTGTCGTATGAATATGAGTACAGAACCGCCTGACATTAATGAGATTTTTTGGAAACCATCTTCGAATGCTGATATTCGTAATCCTCAACTTGATGATTTGAAGGCAGGCAGTGAGTTTTCTCCTGGGAGCTCCCCTGGGACGGCTCCTGTGCGAGGTATTAGTTTGAAGGTTACGAACATAGAAGGGAATACCATGTTACCAAGAAGGGGGCTATACTCGACCAATAATATATCCATCCTTGATGGTTTGGCTGCAATATCTAAACCGGTATTAACTCATGAGTCAACACCATCGTATGCGGATAGAGTTAAGAACACCACTCTGATGAAGCGTGAAGTCAATTTCAGAAAGCTGGATTCTCAAGAGGTTATGCAAGATGCTGATGTTGTGATTCCTAGAGAGGTAATCCGCAAGGTACAAGAGAAATTTGAAAATGTTCTTTATGGATATTTTCTAGGTAATCGTTTGCCGTATCCTGTGGTTGAATATTATGCTAAGAATGTGTGGGCTAAGTTTGGTTTTGCAAAAATTATGATGAATTCGGatggttttttctttttcaagtttgataCTAAAGAGGGGATGACAAAAGTGTTGGAGGGTGGTCCTTGGCTTATTAGAAAAGTTCCGTTGTTTTTGAATGTTTGGTCTCCGTCTGTGAGTCTGAAAAAAGAGGGGATTAAGTCGGTTCCGGTTTGGGTAAAGTTGCATAATGTGCCTATATCAGTCTACACGGATGATGGGCTGAGTTTATTAGCATCTAAAATAGGGATTCCGAAAAGACTTGATAGTTATACGGCGGACATGTGTGCTGAAAATTGGGGGAGGAGTAGTTTTGCTCGTGCTCTAATTGAGGTGAATGCTGAAAATGAGTTAAAGGACCATATAATAGTGGCAATACCGAAGTTAGATGAAGACGGGTATATTACGGAAAGAATTAATGTGGAGTATGAATGGAAACCACATCGGTGTTCGACATGTTGTGTTTTTGGTCATAGTGACCTTACTTGTGCCAAGAATGTGAACGAGAAAAAGAAACAAGTGGTAGTGGATGAGGAAGGGTTTGTTACGGATAAGAGGAAGACGGCTCGGGGTGGAACTATTCCAAAGAAACAAAAagctaaatttatatataagcCGAAATCTAACAAAACTGGTCCAAGTACTTCAGGCAAAAAGGATAGTAACAACGACAAAGCGGGTCCAAGTACTTCAAGCACAACGGGGTCGGGTACGGTCAATGTAAAAACGTCGAATGCTTTTGATGTTCTTGATTCTGGAGAGGGGGCTGGGAATGAGAGTATACCTGGTAACGTGGATGGCACTAATGAGAAGGATGGTTATTCGGATCCTGGTATAGATGATATTTTAGATGATATGCCGACGGAAATGGCTAAGTTTATGTCCAATAAACAACAAACTAATatttctgagggggcaagcactcccggtgcTACTGGTTTAAATGGGTAGTTTAATGACTTGGAATATTAGGGGCTTGAACCGGCCCCTGAAACAAAGTGAGGTTCGAACCATTGTCACGGAGAACAAGTTAGAGTTGTGTGCGATCCTTGAATCGCATGTGAGTATTGGTAATTTGGCTAAAGTTTGTAAGTTTGTATTTCGTAATTGGAACTGGACCTCCAATGGTGGTGTTTGCAGCCGTGGTACAAGAATTATTTTAGGATGGAATGCGGATAATCTAGATGTTATGGTCCTTTCTCAATCGGATCAAATTATGCATACTCAGATTCTTTTTAAGGCTAGCAAAAGAGTTTTATTTTGTTCGGTTGTCTATGCGGAGAACAAGTATATAGATCGGAGAGCGCTTTGGGCCAATCTATGTAAGCATAAGTTATTTTGTCATGATAAGCCATGGGTGGTTATGGGGGACTTCAATTCTACTCTCAATATTGAAGATTCGTTATGCGGGGTCTCTAAACAGTCTATTGGCATGCGAGAATTTCAGGACTGTATTCAACAAacggaattgatggatataaatgCGCATGGGATGCAATATACCTGGAATCAAAAGCCTAAGAGTGGAGTCGGCTTATTAAAAAAGATAGACCGTATAATGGGTAATGTGACGTTTTTGGACTTGTTTCCCTCTGCTTATGCGTTGTTTCATCCGTTTCGGGTTTCTGATCATACTCCATGTATCCTTAAAATCCTCGGCTCCAATGGGTCTCGACCAAAGCCATTTAAGTTTCCGAACTTTATCGCTACTAAGCCGGAATTTAAGGACATTGTTAAACTGGAGTGGACGAAGAGTGTGGAGGGGATTGCCATGCTTTCGGTTGCGAAGAAGTTAAGGAATTTAAAACCTAGCTTGAGAAAGTTATTTTTTGATCAGGGAAATTTACATGTGAAAATTGATAATTTGCGAAAGGAATTAGATGAGATTCAGGCCCAAATGGACCGTAATCCGTGGAGTGTGCACCTGCGTCAAAAGGAAGCTCAATGTCTTAAAGATTTTCAAGCGGCTGCCTATGATGAGGAGTGTTTCCTGAAACAGAAATCTAAGGTAGATTGGCTCTGTGCTGGAGACTCGAACACTAAATATTTTCATAACATTGTGAAAACAAGGAACGCTAGAGCTAGGATTTATAGCGTTATGGATACTATGGGGGTGAGACATGAAGGTGAAGATGTCGCTGATGCTATGGTGGTGCATTATTCAAGTTTTTTGGGTATAGAGCACCCGGTTGAGACAACCAATATGGAAAACCTGTTTACTAATGTTCTTAGTGACGAAGATGCGGTGCACATGATTCGCCCGATTACTCGTGAAGAGGTTAAAAATGTCGAAGTGCACATGATTCGCCCGATTACTCGTTGAGTGGCTTTTTCTGGTTGTGTTGCTTGTTGTCCTAGGCTTGGCTATCAAGTCTAGTTGGTGTGTCGCATTGATACACCCTTGTACTTATTTGGTTCATTTATAAAATTcatcggggtaaccctttacccaaaaaaaggtTAAGAATGCCATGTTTAGTATTGGTGAGGATAAGGCCCCCGGGC
This genomic interval carries:
- the LOC110900515 gene encoding uncharacterized protein LOC110900515; the encoded protein is MTWNIRGLNRPLKQSEVRTIVTENKLELCAILESHVSIGNLAKVCKFVFRNWNWTSNGGVCSRGTRIILGWNADNLDVMVLSQSDQIMHTQILFKASKRVLFCSVVYAENKYIDRRALWANLCKHKLFCHDKPWVVMGDFNSTLNIEDSLCGVSKQSIGMREFQDCIQQTELMDINAHGMQYTWNQKPKSGVGLLKKIDRIMGNVTFLDLFPSAYALFHPFRVSDHTPCILKILGSNGSRPKPFKFPNFIATKPEFKDIVKLEWTKSVEGIAMLSVAKKLRNLKPSLRKLFFDQGNLHVKIDNLRKELDEIQAQMDRNPWSVHLRQKEAQCLKDFQAAAYDEECFLKQKSKVDWLCAGDSNTKYFHNIVKTRNARARIYSVMDTMGVRHEGEDVADAMVVHYSSFLGIEHPVETTNMENLFTNVLSDEDAVHMIRPITREEVKNVEVHMIRPITR